A portion of the Hymenobacter gelipurpurascens genome contains these proteins:
- a CDS encoding nuclear transport factor 2 family protein, whose product MEFSQAKKLVTDYIEAYNRFDVTSMLAPLHEDVVFRNTSGDEVNMTTNGKESFRQQAEQAKQYFSQREQRITDWQVADNRVEVLIDYTGVAAIEFPNGLKPGDTLQLQGKSVFQFADGLISSIDDIS is encoded by the coding sequence ATGGAATTCTCGCAGGCTAAAAAGCTAGTAACCGATTATATCGAAGCGTACAACCGCTTTGATGTGACCAGTATGCTAGCGCCACTGCACGAGGATGTGGTGTTCCGCAACACCTCTGGTGATGAAGTCAATATGACAACCAACGGTAAGGAAAGCTTCCGTCAGCAGGCCGAGCAAGCCAAGCAGTACTTCTCCCAGCGGGAGCAACGCATCACCGATTGGCAAGTAGCCGACAACCGTGTGGAAGTGTTAATTGACTACACCGGCGTGGCGGCCATCGAGTTTCCAAACGGTTTGAAGCCGGGCGACACGCTACAATTGCAGGGCAAATCTGTTTTCCAGTTTGCCGACGGGCTGATATCTTCCATTGACGACATCAGCTAA
- a CDS encoding phosphoribosylaminoimidazolesuccinocarboxamide synthase — MNTLNHFDTPQLELLHRGKVRDSYRAPSGERLIVVTDRLSAFDSVLETPVAHKGAVLNGLAAFWFDKTKHIIPNHVISLLDPNVTLAKEAEPIRVEMVVRNYLTGSMWRGYQQGQRTFSGVTVPDGLTKHQQFPEPIVTPTTKEESDREITPENLVSEGWVSAGLYEKMRVKSLELFNFASKWMAERGIILVDTKYEFGLLDGELILIDEIHTPDSSRFWSAEDYVKNPEAVEQMDKEYVRQWLIANKQDGQYPRALTPEVSAEATRRYLDIFERITGSPLPISNETTGDVRARLVDNLVRAGIMKEAI; from the coding sequence ATGAACACCCTCAACCACTTCGATACCCCTCAGCTCGAACTCCTGCACCGCGGCAAAGTTCGTGACTCGTACCGCGCCCCTTCCGGTGAGCGGCTCATCGTGGTAACCGACCGCCTCTCGGCGTTTGACTCGGTGCTGGAAACGCCCGTGGCCCACAAAGGCGCGGTGCTGAACGGGCTGGCCGCTTTCTGGTTCGACAAGACCAAGCACATCATCCCGAACCACGTGATTTCGTTGCTCGACCCAAACGTGACACTAGCGAAGGAAGCCGAGCCGATTCGGGTAGAGATGGTAGTGCGAAACTACCTCACGGGCTCTATGTGGCGCGGCTATCAGCAGGGCCAGCGTACGTTCTCGGGCGTAACGGTGCCGGACGGCCTGACCAAGCACCAGCAGTTCCCCGAGCCCATCGTGACGCCGACCACCAAGGAGGAATCGGACCGCGAGATTACGCCGGAGAACTTGGTGTCGGAAGGCTGGGTGTCGGCGGGGCTGTACGAGAAGATGCGGGTGAAGTCGCTGGAGCTGTTCAACTTCGCTTCGAAGTGGATGGCTGAACGCGGCATCATCCTCGTGGATACTAAGTATGAGTTTGGTTTGCTGGATGGGGAGCTGATTCTGATTGACGAAATCCACACACCCGACTCGTCGCGGTTCTGGAGCGCCGAGGACTACGTCAAGAACCCCGAGGCCGTAGAGCAGATGGATAAAGAGTACGTGCGCCAGTGGCTGATTGCCAACAAGCAGGACGGCCAGTATCCCCGCGCCCTCACCCCCGAAGTTTCCGCCGAAGCCACCCGCCGCTACCTCGATATCTTCGAGCGTATCACGGGCAGCCCACTGCCCATCAGCAACGAAACTACCGGCGACGTACGAGCCCGCCTTGTGGACAACCTCGTGCGTGCCGGCATCATGAAAGAAGCCATCTGA
- a CDS encoding phosphoribosylformylglycinamidine synthase subunit PurQ: MNDNEQPKLPDLNTPPRPQHDDPGHEIVNREGQIVLPGYKSVDAGHESTEPLSHSSAGTSSALSVKALILTGFGINCEEEFAAAYKLAGAEPTIVHLNQVLHGHVSIHDYDILNFPGGFSFGDDLGSGVVLANKLRYRKNAEGRTLLDDIKQFIANGKFVMGICNGFQVLVKLGLLPNLSGNVTPEVTLTHNASGRYEDRWVRLKVNPKSNSPFLKGIESMEVPVRHGEGRLIIKGEETLAQIEARALNCLAYTDFDGSPTDVYPHNPNGADLNCAGLTDTTGQVFGLMPHPEAFLSLYNHPDWARRKRQNPNLSEEGDGLRLFRNIVEHVQSQRQTAATPQEATQFSS, from the coding sequence ATGAACGACAACGAGCAACCCAAATTGCCGGATCTGAACACGCCTCCGCGCCCCCAGCATGATGATCCCGGCCACGAAATCGTGAACCGCGAAGGTCAGATTGTGCTGCCGGGCTATAAAAGCGTGGACGCAGGTCATGAATCTACGGAGCCTCTAAGCCACTCCTCAGCCGGAACCTCCTCTGCTCTGTCCGTCAAAGCCCTCATCCTGACGGGCTTCGGTATCAACTGCGAAGAGGAGTTTGCCGCCGCCTACAAGCTGGCCGGTGCCGAGCCGACCATCGTGCATCTGAACCAGGTGCTGCACGGCCACGTCAGCATCCATGACTACGACATCCTGAACTTCCCCGGCGGGTTCAGCTTCGGCGACGACCTCGGTTCGGGTGTGGTGCTGGCCAACAAGCTACGCTACCGCAAAAACGCCGAGGGCCGCACCCTGCTCGACGACATCAAGCAGTTCATTGCTAACGGCAAGTTCGTGATGGGCATCTGCAACGGCTTCCAGGTGCTGGTGAAGCTAGGCCTGTTGCCCAACCTGAGCGGCAACGTGACGCCGGAAGTGACCCTGACGCACAACGCTTCAGGTCGCTACGAAGACCGGTGGGTACGCCTGAAAGTTAACCCCAAGTCGAACTCTCCCTTCCTGAAAGGCATCGAGAGCATGGAAGTGCCCGTGCGCCACGGCGAAGGTCGCTTGATCATCAAAGGCGAAGAAACCCTGGCTCAAATCGAAGCCCGCGCTCTGAACTGCCTGGCCTACACTGATTTCGATGGCTCGCCCACGGACGTGTACCCCCATAACCCCAACGGCGCCGACCTGAACTGCGCCGGCCTGACCGACACCACTGGGCAAGTATTCGGGCTGATGCCGCACCCCGAGGCTTTCCTCTCGCTCTATAACCACCCCGACTGGGCTCGGCGCAAACGCCAGAACCCGAATCTGAGTGAGGAAGGAGACGGCCTGCGCTTGTTCCGCAACATTGTGGAGCACGTGCAGAGCCAGCGCCAAACCGCCGCTACACCCCAGGAAGCAACGCAGTTTTCATCCTAG
- a CDS encoding phosphoribosylformylglycinamidine synthase subunit PurL: MDSTQRTIQLLLKPGQHDGEGQRVAEAAQRHLGLSTGRVQSTALYTVRYPVSDEQLRDFATHCLQDPVLHDVALDEFRHGADYKSYILVAKLPGVTDDEGISAQNALGDFLNQPLDTHTQHIFSKRLYFLEHELTESSLRRLAEDLLGNKMINRFEVGPIAQIRDYTPRPGGGAESITDTVRLVGLSDEELVKLSKDNLYALNLEEMRVVRDHYTSIQDERQTAGLPQDPTDCELEIIAQTWSEHCKHKEFSAVIKYRDADTGEEFEVDSLFKTYIKDATSEVDRQLRANGNDWLIKVFSDNAGAVRINPESLFVWKVETHNSPSAIDPYGGAITGILGNNRDPLATGIGGAQLLFNTNVLCFGNPEFSGTLLSNQLHPRRIFEGVRKGIEDGGNKSGVPTVNGAIVFDDRYAGKPLVYCGTGAVMPMQLAGLDSWEKNIDVQDRIIMAGGRVGKDGIHGATFSSIELDETSPATAVQIGSPITQKLAMDFLILATRRGLIKCSTDNGAGGLSSSIGELATISGGAVVELEKVPLKYPGLRPWEIFVSESQERFSLAVEPAKMAELMALGQEMEVELTDIGYFTSDGSLDVRFDGESVARIDMEFLHNGVPRKVLEAEWTKPTAQEPALPANLDYTDVLRRLLGSLNICSRESVIRQYDHEVKGRTIIKPLMGATGQAPQDAAVVRFNFESWEGVAVSNGILPRFGDIDAYDMSAGAFDEAVRQIVAVGGKLPNLSYGDGNFWSVNDNFCVPDSVYDPATNPDGKHKLAKLVRMCQALRDATAAYCIPLTSGKDSMKNDFKADGVKISVPPTVLYSMTAKIEDVRRTITSDFKQADDVVYLLGETYDELGGSEFYQLFGELGANVPKVRFEEAKALYTLMGQANDQGLIQSCHDLSDGGLAVALAEATFGHGFGADVELPVTGLGLSAQLFSESHSRFVATVAPEDVVAFEQHFGGRANRLGVVTQDGQLTVRHGSQTVISASTAALRHEWTNGPVNRIIGFGQHEAAQ, from the coding sequence TTGGACTCTACCCAAAGAACCATACAGCTTCTGCTCAAGCCCGGCCAACATGATGGCGAGGGCCAACGTGTAGCCGAAGCTGCCCAACGCCACCTAGGCCTCTCTACCGGCCGGGTGCAAAGCACCGCCCTCTACACGGTGCGCTACCCCGTGAGCGACGAGCAACTGCGCGACTTCGCCACCCACTGCCTCCAGGACCCAGTGCTGCACGACGTGGCCCTCGACGAGTTCCGCCACGGCGCCGACTACAAAAGCTACATTCTGGTGGCCAAGCTGCCCGGCGTGACGGATGACGAAGGCATATCGGCCCAGAACGCCCTCGGCGACTTTCTGAACCAGCCTCTGGACACCCATACCCAGCACATCTTCAGCAAACGGCTCTACTTCCTGGAGCACGAGCTGACCGAGAGTAGTCTGCGCCGCTTGGCCGAAGACCTGCTCGGCAACAAGATGATTAACCGCTTCGAGGTCGGCCCCATAGCCCAGATTCGCGACTACACGCCGCGGCCGGGTGGTGGGGCCGAATCTATTACGGACACCGTGCGCCTCGTAGGCCTCTCCGATGAAGAGCTGGTCAAGCTGTCGAAGGATAACCTCTATGCTCTGAACCTAGAGGAAATGCGCGTCGTACGCGACCATTACACCAGCATTCAGGACGAACGCCAGACCGCCGGCCTGCCCCAGGACCCGACGGACTGCGAGCTGGAAATCATTGCTCAGACTTGGTCGGAGCACTGCAAGCACAAGGAGTTCAGCGCCGTTATTAAGTACCGGGATGCCGATACCGGCGAGGAGTTCGAAGTAGACTCCTTATTCAAGACCTACATCAAAGACGCTACCTCCGAGGTGGACCGCCAGCTCCGCGCTAATGGCAATGATTGGTTGATTAAGGTGTTCAGTGACAACGCCGGCGCCGTGCGCATCAACCCCGAGTCGTTGTTCGTGTGGAAGGTGGAGACGCACAACTCGCCCTCGGCCATTGACCCCTACGGCGGTGCTATTACCGGCATTCTGGGCAACAATCGCGACCCGCTGGCGACTGGCATCGGGGGCGCGCAGCTGCTGTTTAATACCAACGTACTGTGTTTCGGTAACCCCGAGTTTTCGGGCACGCTGCTGAGCAACCAACTGCACCCGCGCCGCATTTTTGAAGGCGTGCGCAAAGGCATTGAAGATGGCGGCAACAAGTCGGGCGTTCCGACGGTGAATGGCGCTATTGTATTTGATGACCGGTATGCTGGTAAGCCGCTGGTATATTGCGGCACCGGCGCCGTAATGCCCATGCAACTGGCTGGCCTCGACTCGTGGGAGAAAAACATTGACGTCCAGGACCGCATTATCATGGCCGGGGGCCGGGTGGGCAAAGACGGTATCCACGGCGCTACGTTCTCTAGCATCGAGCTAGACGAAACCTCGCCCGCTACGGCTGTGCAAATCGGCTCGCCCATCACGCAGAAGCTGGCCATGGATTTCCTGATCTTGGCTACTCGTCGTGGCCTCATCAAGTGCAGTACTGACAACGGCGCGGGCGGCTTGTCTTCCTCCATTGGCGAGCTGGCTACCATCAGCGGCGGTGCCGTGGTGGAGCTGGAGAAAGTGCCCCTGAAGTACCCTGGCCTACGGCCTTGGGAAATTTTCGTGTCGGAGTCGCAGGAGCGTTTCTCGCTGGCTGTGGAGCCCGCGAAGATGGCCGAGCTGATGGCTCTAGGCCAGGAAATGGAAGTGGAGCTGACCGATATCGGCTACTTCACCTCGGATGGCAGCCTCGACGTGCGCTTCGACGGTGAGTCGGTGGCGCGCATTGATATGGAGTTCCTGCACAACGGCGTGCCGCGCAAAGTGCTGGAAGCCGAGTGGACCAAGCCTACCGCCCAAGAGCCCGCATTACCCGCTAACCTCGACTATACCGACGTACTGAGACGCCTGCTCGGCAGCCTCAACATCTGCTCCCGCGAATCGGTAATTCGACAGTACGACCACGAGGTAAAGGGCCGCACCATCATCAAGCCCCTCATGGGCGCAACCGGGCAAGCTCCGCAGGATGCCGCCGTGGTACGCTTCAACTTCGAGAGCTGGGAAGGAGTAGCCGTGAGCAACGGTATCCTGCCCCGCTTCGGAGATATAGACGCCTATGATATGTCGGCCGGCGCGTTTGACGAGGCTGTGCGCCAGATTGTAGCGGTAGGAGGTAAGCTGCCTAACCTGAGCTACGGTGACGGCAACTTCTGGTCGGTGAACGACAACTTCTGCGTACCCGACTCGGTGTACGACCCCGCCACTAACCCTGATGGCAAGCACAAGCTGGCCAAGCTGGTGCGCATGTGCCAGGCTCTGCGCGATGCCACGGCGGCCTACTGCATCCCGCTCACCTCGGGCAAGGATTCGATGAAGAACGACTTCAAGGCCGATGGCGTGAAGATTTCGGTTCCGCCCACGGTCCTGTACTCCATGACCGCCAAAATCGAGGACGTCCGCCGCACCATCACCTCCGACTTCAAGCAAGCCGACGACGTGGTGTACCTGCTGGGCGAAACCTACGACGAGCTAGGCGGCTCGGAGTTCTACCAGCTTTTCGGTGAGCTAGGCGCCAACGTGCCCAAAGTTCGGTTTGAAGAAGCTAAAGCCCTCTACACCCTGATGGGCCAAGCCAACGACCAGGGCCTCATTCAATCTTGCCACGACCTATCTGACGGTGGCCTAGCGGTTGCCTTGGCAGAAGCCACGTTCGGTCATGGCTTTGGTGCTGATGTGGAGCTGCCCGTTACTGGCCTAGGCCTGTCGGCGCAGCTGTTCTCGGAGTCTCACTCCCGCTTCGTAGCTACGGTGGCTCCCGAAGATGTGGTGGCCTTCGAGCAGCACTTCGGTGGCCGCGCCAACCGCCTTGGTGTGGTAACGCAGGACGGTCAGCTCACGGTGCGCCACGGCAGCCAGACGGTCATTTCGGCCAGCACGGCAGCCCTGCGCCACGAATGGACGAATGGCCCAGTAAACAGAATTATCGGCTTCGGCCAGCACGAAGCGGCTCAGTAA
- the pyrE gene encoding orotate phosphoribosyltransferase encodes MASTSTTLTSETLEQQLLQEDALLRGHFRLSSGLHSDTYVQCARFLRRPDLAAPAAAELARQIQEAGLQPDVVVGPAMGGVVIGYELARQLGVPGIFTERDDTGQMTLRRGFTIEPGQKIVIAEDVVTTGKSTNEVARVLEGLGAKVLAVASLIDRTGGQASLSFPNFALLPVTAATYAPDDCPLCRAGIPVVKPGSRPEKAFS; translated from the coding sequence TTGGCTTCCACCTCAACCACCCTCACCTCCGAAACGCTAGAGCAGCAACTGCTCCAGGAAGATGCGCTGCTGCGCGGCCACTTCCGTCTTTCCTCCGGCCTACACTCAGATACCTACGTGCAGTGCGCCCGGTTCTTGCGCCGGCCTGATTTAGCAGCACCAGCGGCAGCAGAGCTGGCCCGGCAGATTCAGGAAGCTGGCTTGCAGCCCGATGTGGTGGTGGGTCCCGCCATGGGTGGCGTGGTGATTGGGTATGAGCTGGCTCGCCAATTGGGCGTTCCGGGCATCTTTACGGAGCGGGATGATACCGGGCAGATGACCTTGAGGCGGGGCTTTACCATTGAGCCCGGCCAAAAAATTGTTATTGCCGAAGACGTGGTGACTACCGGCAAGAGCACCAACGAAGTAGCGCGGGTGTTGGAGGGGTTGGGGGCAAAAGTTTTGGCCGTGGCAAGTTTAATTGACCGCACGGGTGGGCAAGCCTCACTTTCTTTTCCGAACTTTGCCCTGCTGCCGGTAACGGCGGCCACCTACGCACCCGATGATTGCCCGCTTTGCCGGGCAGGTATTCCGGTGGTGAAACCCGGCAGTCGGCCGGAAAAAGCGTTTTCTTAA
- the pyrF gene encoding orotidine-5'-phosphate decarboxylase — MEKLTQRVQYANCLLCVGLDPVGDDAQVARRLAEVIDQTSEYAAAFKPNLAFFLSREDGVKLLRETVQRIPESIPVILDGKFGDIANTADHYAKFAYDIVGADGVTVNPYMGDDAIVPFARPGKMVFVLAKTSNKPAHSLQDVALTRGGSLSDCAATIARKLDEQHGGIGLVVGATNAEAVARMRRLTPEQWFLVPGVGAQGGDLQATLKAGLRADGSGLLINTSRALWQAADADLAARELVAQINQFRPVSV, encoded by the coding sequence ATGGAAAAGCTAACCCAACGCGTTCAGTACGCCAATTGCCTCCTCTGTGTAGGCCTCGACCCCGTAGGGGATGATGCCCAGGTAGCGCGCCGCCTAGCTGAGGTTATCGACCAAACCAGCGAATACGCGGCGGCCTTCAAACCCAACCTGGCCTTCTTCTTGAGCCGCGAGGATGGCGTAAAGCTGCTGCGCGAAACCGTGCAGCGCATTCCCGAAAGCATCCCGGTGATTCTGGATGGTAAGTTTGGCGACATTGCCAACACCGCCGACCACTACGCCAAGTTCGCCTACGACATCGTTGGGGCCGACGGCGTGACGGTAAACCCTTACATGGGCGACGATGCCATTGTGCCGTTTGCTAGGCCAGGTAAAATGGTGTTTGTGCTGGCTAAAACCAGCAACAAGCCCGCTCACTCTCTGCAAGATGTGGCCCTCACCCGCGGCGGCTCTCTCTCCGATTGCGCCGCTACCATAGCCCGCAAGCTCGACGAGCAGCACGGCGGCATAGGCCTAGTGGTAGGCGCCACTAATGCCGAAGCCGTTGCCCGCATGCGCCGCCTCACCCCAGAACAGTGGTTCCTAGTACCGGGCGTAGGCGCCCAAGGCGGCGACTTGCAAGCCACCTTGAAAGCCGGCCTGCGCGCTGATGGCTCCGGTCTTCTTATTAATACGTCACGCGCGTTGTGGCAAGCGGCTGATGCTGACCTAGCCGCTCGGGAGCTGGTAGCGCAGATCAACCAGTTCCGGCCGGTTTCAGTATAG
- a CDS encoding dihydroorotate dehydrogenase encodes MQLGKLTLQNPVCLAASSWQLDGAGYERLGAIFTRTVTMEPKPGLYEEGIWQVNEQTLLNATNMRTESAEILVQEHLPNLRRYGVPVFVSITAPGIPGFRKIARYLAREVGDLIAGVEVYIAQPDTGKGEELSARFVREATQAVRNELGPAAVVIVKLPPWPEHIRGLALGAQAGGADALAATNLLKALHLPDDATAAPVAGGLSGEALRPVALRCVWELAHDENITLPIFGTGGVFTASHVTDYLRCGASAVQIASGEWLEPGLTARLATECAHLQPETITSEWKS; translated from the coding sequence ATGCAACTCGGAAAACTCACGCTACAAAATCCCGTGTGTCTGGCGGCCTCGTCTTGGCAGCTGGATGGAGCGGGCTATGAGCGGCTGGGCGCGATTTTCACCCGCACCGTGACCATGGAGCCCAAGCCCGGACTCTACGAAGAAGGCATTTGGCAGGTAAATGAGCAGACCTTGCTCAACGCCACCAACATGCGCACCGAAAGCGCCGAAATTCTGGTGCAGGAGCACCTGCCCAATCTGCGGCGCTACGGCGTGCCCGTGTTCGTAAGCATCACGGCGCCTGGCATCCCGGGCTTTCGCAAGATTGCGCGCTACCTCGCCCGAGAAGTCGGCGACCTGATTGCCGGCGTAGAAGTGTACATAGCGCAGCCCGACACCGGCAAAGGGGAGGAGCTCAGCGCCAGGTTTGTGCGCGAAGCCACGCAAGCCGTACGCAATGAGCTAGGCCCCGCTGCTGTTGTTATCGTGAAGCTGCCGCCGTGGCCGGAGCACATCAGAGGCCTAGCCTTAGGGGCGCAAGCCGGCGGTGCCGATGCGCTGGCTGCTACCAATCTGCTCAAAGCCCTGCACCTGCCAGATGATGCCACGGCCGCACCGGTAGCCGGCGGCTTGTCGGGCGAGGCGCTACGGCCGGTAGCCTTGCGCTGCGTGTGGGAACTAGCGCATGACGAGAATATCACACTTCCTATCTTCGGAACAGGCGGTGTGTTTACCGCCAGCCACGTCACGGACTACCTGCGCTGCGGGGCCAGTGCCGTGCAGATTGCCAGCGGCGAATGGCTGGAACCAGGCCTCACAGCCCGCCTAGCCACCGAGTGCGCTCATCTTCAACCTGAAACCATCACTTCAGAATGGAAAAGCTAA
- a CDS encoding DUF4468 domain-containing protein, translated as MKNSLLSVLLCGLMLFSLSAYAQSDAPAPVEYSERVPAEGAGSSALYRRALDWTENRFAYGPKSGQKADATAGTLRLTGTSKVKPVDKKAREQAITILFDFTFRASDNGYEYSVGSFQAIPDPEQPSQTMPLDAYIAKLRAEKTNDQTHNDRRVTAQATSIASEAAMSFRSYMNSQPAEGNVGLAGEN; from the coding sequence ATGAAAAACTCTTTACTCAGTGTGCTTTTATGCGGGTTGATGCTTTTCTCGCTTTCAGCCTATGCTCAGTCTGATGCTCCGGCTCCTGTAGAATACAGTGAGCGAGTACCAGCTGAAGGTGCAGGAAGCTCGGCGCTTTACCGGCGGGCACTCGACTGGACGGAAAACCGTTTCGCCTACGGCCCAAAAAGCGGACAAAAGGCGGATGCCACCGCTGGCACCCTGCGCCTGACGGGCACCAGCAAGGTGAAGCCTGTAGACAAGAAAGCCCGCGAGCAGGCCATCACGATTCTGTTTGACTTCACGTTTCGGGCTTCGGATAATGGCTATGAATACAGCGTTGGATCGTTTCAGGCCATTCCCGATCCGGAACAGCCCAGCCAAACCATGCCGCTTGATGCTTACATTGCGAAGCTGCGGGCCGAAAAAACAAACGATCAGACGCACAACGACCGGCGCGTAACAGCGCAGGCCACCTCTATTGCCAGCGAGGCAGCTATGAGCTTCCGCTCCTACATGAATAGCCAGCCGGCTGAAGGAAATGTAGGCCTAGCCGGCGAGAACTAA
- a CDS encoding DNA/RNA non-specific endonuclease, with amino-acid sequence MKRTLSRLSALLLLGTLAVSCSKDTIAPAPDPMASQTADATATRDNNLAMGNPSGAVANSANYWNYLVTKSQYTMSYHRDRGTPNWVSWHLSSAWLGSTPRQDNFGPDNGLPSGWYRVTSTSYTGSGFDRGHNCPSADRTGSVADNSATFLMSNMIPQAPNNNQRTWASLENYCRTLVDAGNELYIIMGSYGKGGTGSAGYATTLDAGRVTVPARVWKVIVVMPNGTGDASRVTTSTRVIAVNTPNDNSLSTTWGSYRTTVDAIEQATGYDILSAVSTTVQSTIEARVDSGPTS; translated from the coding sequence ATGAAGCGCACACTTTCCCGCTTATCGGCACTGCTCCTGTTGGGCACCCTGGCCGTGTCCTGTTCCAAAGACACTATTGCGCCAGCGCCAGACCCCATGGCCTCGCAAACCGCCGATGCCACCGCTACCCGCGACAATAACTTGGCTATGGGCAACCCCAGCGGTGCCGTAGCCAACTCCGCAAACTATTGGAATTACCTGGTCACCAAGTCCCAGTACACTATGTCGTATCACCGCGACCGGGGCACGCCGAACTGGGTGAGCTGGCACCTGAGTAGTGCATGGCTGGGTAGCACGCCGCGCCAGGATAATTTTGGCCCCGACAACGGCCTGCCGTCGGGTTGGTACCGCGTAACGAGCACCAGCTACACCGGTTCCGGTTTCGATCGGGGCCACAATTGCCCTTCAGCCGACCGCACGGGTTCCGTTGCTGATAACTCGGCTACGTTCCTGATGAGCAACATGATTCCACAGGCACCCAACAACAATCAGCGGACTTGGGCCAGCTTAGAGAACTACTGCCGTACGCTTGTTGATGCCGGCAACGAACTGTATATCATCATGGGAAGCTATGGCAAAGGCGGTACGGGTTCGGCCGGCTACGCTACCACCCTCGATGCTGGCCGCGTAACGGTACCGGCGCGCGTGTGGAAAGTGATTGTGGTGATGCCCAACGGCACCGGCGACGCCTCCCGCGTAACGACCAGCACGCGCGTTATTGCCGTCAATACCCCCAACGATAATTCCCTGAGCACTACCTGGGGCAGCTACCGCACCACCGTAGATGCTATTGAGCAAGCTACGGGCTACGATATTCTCTCTGCCGTTTCTACTACGGTGCAGAGCACGATTGAGGCGCGCGTAGATAGTGGTCCAACCAGCTGA